From the Carassius carassius chromosome 34, fCarCar2.1, whole genome shotgun sequence genome, the window CGTCCAGGGATCCTGGTATTCACCCGTTAAAACATGTTATCGAGACTGGTGCTCGTTTCAGGTGGGTGATTTATCTAATGAAAGGCACCCTAACTCTTCTCGTTGATCGTGTGGATTATATAGGCGGTTTAATGAGAGAATGTGCAGTTGAAGGGTAAAATTAGGCCGCACGGTGTGAATGGCCGCACAGGAACCTGCAGATAAACAACGTGTTTATCTTTTCTaatgaatgtattttataattcaaATGACGTATTAAGTTCAGTGAAGTACAGATTTATGCTCAGGGAACAGTTGCTCTGTGAGAACAATCGTGGAGTTGTTGTGCTTTCTgtatgtccttgtattgaattgTTTAGCTGTTAGCTCAGAGCTAATGTACCTTTCAGACTTAACCATTTATATTGGCTgcgtaataatttatattttctcAAATAATAACATTTCCTGAATGTGAATTCTGGAGTGCAAATGTTgaaattgtttttaatttgcCTCATTTCCTAACCTGATTGTTGACAGCTTGTAATTTATAATCTTAAAATCTTATTTCAAAACAATGCGAGTTGTTTTTAATAGTATGTTAGTACTATTGAACTAATGAAATGTACAGAGCATCTTTTAGACGTGACaagaaaatttttatttcatttgttttaaacgAATCATtgattcttttaaataaatcactgttGCACTCAATAAAAGATGATTGCAAGTAGTAATGAAAGGCGTTGATGTTTTCAGTCCTTTTCTAACtgttctgttttctgtttattgTAGGTCATACCCTGAAAAACAGCGGGTCCTTTGGCGCTTGGTAtgtaaaaactttcattcttttGGTCAGTGCTGTGTATATCAGTCTGGGGTTGAAGAGAACTGCAAAACAAATGACAATCAATGACATCCATAAACCTCTAACCCTGTCCTGCTTTTCCTCCTCAGCCTGGTTCAGGCCTCTCGTTCCTTTCATCAGTCCTCCCAGAGTCTTGCACCTGTACCCCCTCTCCCCGAGAAGGGAGGAAAGGTCCGTCATGGCATCTTCCCAGAGGAGCTTTTCACTCTGCTGTACCCCAAGACCGGTGTCACAGGTGCGATTCTCAGCTTTATTGCCTCCTTTTCAAGTGTTTCCCAGTTGTCCAGGTTCCTTtttgtcttttaaataaaaaaaagagttcatTCTCAAAGTTCACTCGAGAGCCAGTCCGTTGATACACAGGTTTGTTTGTATCAACAGTGTTCTCTTCTGTTTGCAGGGCCTTATATGTTGGGCACTGGTCTGCTCCTCTACATGCTGTCTAAGGAAATCTACGTAATCAATCACGAGACATTTGCTGCTGCGTCAATCGGTGCAGTCGTCATTTACGGCGTCAAGAAGTTTGGGCCCAGTGTGGCCACCTTCGCTGATAAAATCAACGAGGTGCAGAAAgtgttttgtgttcaacagaaatgtaattaatgatattaatgtaaacaaatgaaattGTGCGGCAAAACACTGAAATTGCATTGAGACTGGAATAGTATCTGCTGATAAATTTGATGATGTGAACAATTACCCCAAATGACTGTAGCTACGGGATTTGTTTGACTAATATTCAGTTCTCGCTCTTCCTCTGCAGGATAAAGTGGCAAAGGCTCAGGAAGTGAAGGATCAGGCCATGGCTAGCCTAGCTCAAGGCATCGAGGATGAGAAGAAGGAGCAGTGGAGAGTAGAAGGAAGACACATGCTCTTTGATGCCAAGAGGGTGAGGAGGACAGAATAGCCAAAGAATGTGACATTTTTCCAGTGAATGATCATCTGCCTTCATTTATTATCCATAAACATCACAAATCCACACTtgtgtttacatttaaatttggaaTTATTTACAAATAACTTTTAGAATGGCACTAAGTAGTTTTGTGATGCTCCTCTTCCTATTTTCCATCAGAACAATGTGGCTATGCTGCTGGAGACCAATTACAGGGAGCGGCTGCACATGGTGACCAATGAGGTGAAGAAGAGGCTGGACTACCAGGTGGAACTTCAGAACCTGCACCGCCGCATGGAGCAAGAGCACATGGTGAACTGGGTCGAGCAGAGCGTCATCAAGAGCATCACTCCTCAGCAGGTACACGGATTATGGTCACTCCATTGACACTTGACTGTATTCATATTATACACAGGAAGCATTTGTTCAAGGTGGATAGTGTTGTTTTTCTAGAGAAGAATTATTATTTGAGTttctctaattattattattttcagatttttttttttttttcagaatcattTGAGCATTTCTGTGGCCTGTTGCATAAAATGCTTATATTAGACTTAAAAGTTtgttgtctattttttttttttttaaagtctgttaCATTAAAGCTTAGATTGGTCTAATTTGAATCCAAAAAATACAACCATTACCCCTTGGTAATTGCTTGTTGGTCAGACTAGTTCTTAAGACACAGCACGGTCCTAACATAGAGACTAAGATTATGTAACTGAACACTGGTCAACTACCAATGAGGCCAAATATAAATCCTACTTTAATCCAGAATTTGTATACATGAGTCATTTTTAGCTTGGCCTCTAGATGTAGTCTTTGTATTCAGTCCTTCAAGATTTTGAGGGATTCTTGGTGTCTTATCAAGGTCTAAACATGTCAAATTAATGTTGTTCTTTAGCTAATttaggttgcactttattttaaagtgtcaacatttactgttattacttTAATACATGTAACATGGATAACATTGGCACGGTAAAACAGGGTTCCCTTAATTTAGACAAACTTTCACCCATTTATGGACCTTTACCACATAATAATTGTTCTGATAAtgttattactgtttttgttttttctttctttttttttttactgttatctctacaatgtattttttgtttgtgtctTTCAGGAGAAGGAAAGCATCGCCAAGTGCATTGCAGATCTGAAGGTCCTAGCCAAGAACACTCAGGCTCGGGCTTCAGTATAGGTCTCTGTCAATGTCTAGTTTTCATTCTAAATGAACCATTTCCTCATGATCATGCCAGTCTGGCAGTGTCGTCAAGTGTACATACCCATATTAAATAAAAGATTTGGTTATTCATTTAATGCCTTTTCTGTCCTTTTTGTGTGAGGATTTGAAGAACTCCAGTTCTCCGTCTTGCAGTCCTGACATTAATAGTTTAAATGTTCTGTTGAGCTGTGAGGTGGCATTAGTAAGatcatttatatttaacagaTAAGCCATACTTTTCACAATGCCTCTACAAACtaattaattatcttattaactgTGCTCCaagtacttgtttttattttgaacatcATTTAAAATGGTTGAAACATAttctcatttttcttttaaaatttggCATAATATTTAGTTATGGTTATATAGCAAGGTGTTTACTGTGATGTAGGTGTACAGATTCAGCCTGGGGTCACTGTGCGTCACTTGTAGACGTCACATGGCTGTCTATTAATCACAATTCGTTTGTACTCAGAGGAAATGGAAAAACCTACCTGCTATTACCTTCTGATTTACTATTATTCAGGAGTTACACTTTGACCTCAGCTTTTCAGAGCAGGAAGTCCAAAATATTAGAAGTGCATGGAGAAGACTTGAGGATATGTCCAAATTCTGGAGTGATCTGAACCTAGATTTCAAGATTTGCAGTTAAATTTATTTAGGATTTTCTCTAAGGTAATGTACAATCATTTGTCTATGAACATGGTTAGTTTCAATGATACTTATTTAGTATAACTGCTACAAACGTCAAGGCACTGATATCTGGCGATTTACACAGATTGATATGGCAGTGGCTAGTTTGAAGATACAAAATGTGGTTCTATCTTAATTATTCTAATCTGTGTTGTCTTTTAGAGGAGTGGTAATattagtgtttttcttttttggtttgtTCTATGGTGTAACACTTCTGCTAATGTTTTCTTCTTGCAAAGCCAAATTTGTTAAGTTGTGATACAGAAAGTTCCAGCTTTGAGCTGTCAGCAGTTTTTGCTGGTTTATATGTTGCACACTTCACGACCGGACAGTTCTCGACCTTTTTTGAGGAACTCTGAGACCAAAAAGCAAATCAATTGTTGAACATTAATTTCTACATTGTTGTATTGTAATTAGTTAATGAAAGCCAGTCTTTCTGCCATGTTTTACATACTTCATTTGAATGATCTGATATATTAATTATAGAATTACATTTTCActataaatttgaaaataaatgtcaAGTTACAATATTGATAAATCAGGCAGTATTCACTAATTGACTGGTTGAATTTATAATTATACTTTTCTTAAGGACATCAACTTTTGTATATAAAAAGCTCTTGTTTTGAGATTTGCCTTTAAGCAGCTTTAAAGGTTTTGAGGATGTAACATTGCAAGTATCAGCTAGCTTCATGCACATACAAGTACTTGATGACTGAACACTTTAACATCTTTTTGAAAAGTTCAGTGCTGTGAAACCACAACTGATGAACAAACACTTCTTCATAACTTATGTAGCTGCCTGCCTGACATGACAAATGTTCATCTGCTAATTTTTCCAAATGGTTTTATGActgataatgttattattataggTGTTAAAAAGCACAGTCAAAATGTACGGGAGGAACCCTGTCCCGGTTTTCCAGTCGAGGTACAGGTATTTTCTCGCCTCTGTCAGCAATACCTTTTACTCTTTATTCTGCGGGTGGAATTTGTACCTGAAACACAAGTAAGGGTGTTTCAATATAGCACGCCATCCTGCCTTCTATCTCTCTCATATCGGTTCTCATAACAGTTGTCAGGAAGGTTGTCGTTACAAAACGTTGTGAGGCAAGGTTAATAAAGATGATTAAGTATTTGATTTTTGTTTCCAGTTCCCCAGAAAACTTTTCCAATAAAATTGGACACCCAGAATTATTCAGACTCAAGATATTGTTAATTACAGAAATAGTCAAACTAGTATATCAGAAGTGGGTGTCcacattattttttgttatatatatttttaagaacagTTCAGTTTAGAATAAACTGACAATAGATAATATTCAAAATAAGAAATGTAgtgatgaaaattattatttgataataataattatttactattatattatttaagttacaaaattattatatatgtatgtgtgtgtgtgtatatatatagatagtcTATACAGATGATTTGTGTTGTGATTATATTATAGAGGCTTCTCACCTGAGCCGCTGTCCCAGGGCTCTGGCATGTCTCGTCACAGTGCTAAATCCATCTACAGTAAGTACAAAACCCActtaaataacataacataaaaaataatgtaccGTAATTAAAACTTGACTTTGATGCTTTAGTGCAAAGGAAGGGGTATTCAGAATCAATCAGCAGACAACAAGACCACTTTCAGTACAGAGTAGAGGTAAGATTGAAtccagtttgtgtgtttgttaacTACACTTATAAACTAATAATTTAGAAATGTTCATTTGTGCTGACTGCATGTTACTGATGCATAATCTTAATCTGTAAGCACAATGCCAACACCCACTTCACTAATGTGTGTTATACAAAATAACAGACAACCGACGCTTATCTTACATGCACTGTAGAGATCTCCACACAAACTGAACTGTAAAATGCGATGACTTAGCAAGGCTGATTTTCACATGTCCCTCTTTAACATAAGCCTCTGTGTGATTCATATGTGATAATAAAACAACATACAATCTAATTCTCTTTCTGTTCCCTAGCACCTGTTCACCTGTGTGTTAGATGGCAGAGAGGTGAGCAGCACTGATGACTGCGTGAACAGGTTAAAGAATATGGATAGTAAAGGGAAAGTGTGGGGTCAGGATATGATCCTGCAGGTCCACGCCAaccagctacagctgtgtgatatAGAGACCATGGGCAGgtgtacattttttacattttatgctcAAATACTTTAATCTGAGCAAATACTTTTGCCTTTTTAAATGGTTACTAACATTAAACTCTTCCTCTGTTTCCTGAATTGTAAGAGGTTTTGGAGTCTGTGCGCTTGAGTAGCATCCTGGCGATGAGAGCTGTTTTGGACAGTTGTGTGTTTGACTCCCTTCTCATTATCTCAGTTCAGGATCCTAGCCAGAGAGCTCCACGGGCCTTCCTGTTTCAGTGTGAGGAGATTGGGGTGAGGAACAACACTCTGCAGTGTAGTCAAAAATGTTAGATTCACCCAATGGTAGATAGTGGTGCATCTGCACACTATAAATCTGTCATAATATATCTTGTGGTTTGATGTGGGAGTTTCCATTCCACTCCCTCTGTCAGTGCCctgattgttttattattattattattattattattattattataaagataTCTGTGATGTTTTCAATGGCTAGGCTCAGGAGGTGGCAAATGATCTGGAAAAGGCAATACAGCTAGGAGGGGTTGCCACACCACTGCTTAAAGAACCAGAGATGGACATCAGGTCAGCTGCTAACTCACAAACATGTTGTACTGAGAATCAGGCATCAACTTTAAATTtgctaaaatgtaattatttaaatggacATTATTGATTATTTGGaatcataaattaaatatataattattataaaataatctgtaataagtgactgtattattttttttttctcttttctacaACCTCAATTTTTATCTGTGCTGTACTGACAGtgatatattttctatttcttaggAGCCATTTGGAAAGGATGATTGGTTGGGGTTATCCAGGGAGCATGAAGAGACCAGCTCCCATGCAGCCAAACCCTACTCCCCCAGAATTCCCACTTTCTCTGTACAGCAACTATGAAGACTATGGTGACCACTTGAAGAGTTCATTTCACTCAGAAAAATACATGCCTAGTAGACCCTCTCTTCAGTCAGTTTAGAttgaaaaatttaacatttttaatttgttatcttttaatttgttatttaaattaaagTGCTAATGTATCATGGTATAACCCATTTTTTTGGTAAGCAATAGatcttttataattattttcccaGATGACAGACCCACCCACTTCACCCACTATGCCATTCCTCAGAGATGAAGCCCATAACAGGCCAATGCAGTCTGAGCAAGAGCAGACTCATTCTCCATTCAGTGTTGTAAAAAGAGATTCGGATGGTTGTTTTTACTGACAATTTTGCACAGTATACTGTTAATCTATTCATTCATAAATCAATTTATTGACATTACCTCCATCCATTTAATTATTCTTTATAGGAGATTTCAATCATGTAGGAGCTGACATTGAGATCTTTACATATAAAGTTGTCTCAGCTTTGCCAAAACATGGTGgatgcaagaaaaagaaaaatgcttaaaaaaaattggTGAACAATTAACACATAGtacttattttaataatttaatttaatataatttattatttttatttaaattttatatgtaaataaaatctacaacatttcaacattataatttttttactataatatttaaatatagttgCAAGTATACCCCCTGTGGAAGAGTACATATCCTATCTGCAGAAAATAAAGTATGGCTTCAACCTTCTGGTAtgttatataaatttaatttttatgatcCCAAGACTACCATTAGACAACTTCAATGTATATTTGTTTTCAGTAGTCTCATTATTCAAAATTCAATGAATTTTCAATAAAAAGTTTACCATTTTCATGCTCATCTCTGCTTGTGACAGAGGAAGCTAGATGGTCACCTAAAGAATCCTCCTGTTTCTGATTTTGTTCGCAGTCTCGTTTCTTCCCTTGCTCTTGTAAGTATCTGTTGGTTAAGCTTGTTTGCATTGCAGTCACATTTCATacatttgttttttcatcaggCAATGAAAATGGATGTGCATACTTTCAGACTGCATGTTAAAAGCTGTTATATTCCTGAAACTTCAGATGAGTCAGTAGGACCTGGCTTGTTACCTGTTTAAAAAAGTATAGCAATGAATAAGAAAGAATAAGAAAGTTGTATAAGCATGTACAATTTTGTATTAGGTTCCTTAAATCATCGTAGTCCATGGTTCCTTAAAacacctttaacatccatggaatctttctaGGTTCTAACATccaaggttctttatagtggacaaAGGTTCTTTTGATGTTTACAGTGTTCTTTCCGCTAAGAAAATTGGTTCTTTtatgaactgttcactgaaaggttgttTGGGGAACCCAAGATAGATATTTTATGGTATCGCAAAAAAAAGAAGGTCCCAAAAGTTCCTCCTATTTGAACTTTTATTTTCAAGAGTATACATTCTGTCCAGAGTAAAGGCTTTACTTTTGATGATTTAGTCACTTGTGCACCACTGACATTTTACATCATGTCACAGAGTTAAAGGTCAGGAGATGCACCATATCACCCCTCATCACACTCAGTTCCTGAATGTTTCTTCATGCTTCAGATGGTGAGTCAGTATCCTCCCAACATCCCTCCCACAGTGCTGAGTCCACTGCTCACAGAAAAAGCTCTACATCTCCTGGGAAAATGTATCACACCAAATGAGGACGTACTGTGGGGCAGTTTGGGTGACGCATGGAGCATCCCAAGGTCTTCTATTCTACAAAATATGTTCTTTACAGATTAGCAAACATAGGAGAAAAGTTCATgatttttctgtatttgttttccCAATCAAATCCAAATGGCCAAACGGGGATCAGAGCTTTCCTTACTACCCTGAATTTTATGACGGCTGGCAGCCACTTCCGCCCGGCCCATCCCAGTCCCCTCCCGGCAGCAGGCAGCTGTCACGGAGCAACAGCGAGCGTTTCCCACTCGGGAATGTCATGCAGAGGTCATCAGAACAGGTAAAATCTCTCAGAGGGCAAACTTCACCTGATATTAGCATGAGGTGGTCATAAAGTATGTTAGGTGTTTGACCTATACATCTTAACCTAAGGTATAATACAATGAACTGTGTACAAATTAGTGTTTAACCTCACTTTCAGGAAAATGGAGCCTGGAACACACCATCCATGCGGTGAGACATATCATGTGAACTACCTTCTAAATACCCCGATATTAGTTATGCAGTTGTGACAGcaaaacattgtttatttaactttATAAGTACATAGCTTTTAATGGACACTAAAGTTCACTAAAGAATGTAAGAGGTAAATTTCAAATCAAGTCTAGTAAcacttttgtcttattttatggCAGGTCAGCTGAGCTGCTGCTCTACATGAGGATGCTCTGTGACTTCATGGCAAGAAACAGTCAGGAACTGAGTGTGATGCAGGGTGACATGGTGCAGGTAATAATCTGACCTTTAACCTCTTGATATGTAAACACACTTTAGGGGTGAACAAGTGACTAAATCAATATAGCAAGTAATAAGTGACTAgatcaatatacattttttggtaacactttacagttaaggtcccattagttaatATAAGTTAAAACATTAACCAGctttaactaacaatgagcaatacacatgttaaagcatttattaaactttttatagtttattaaaatacaactgtttattgttagttcatttcCAACAATTCCAacttgattttaataattttattaaatgttaaaattaatatgAAGTAATTAAGAAAAATTACTtcatattatttttaacatttaataaaattcttAATTCATTTTTACTAAAGTAGTAACTAATGATAACaagggttttctttttttcctgcgTGCAGAAAATGCATACAGTTTGTGCTTATACACTGCTATGCTTATGTAAATAGGTAACCGACAAGTTCGGGCAATGGTGGAAAGTGAAGATCAGTCATAATGAGGAGGGTTATGTGCCTCAGAATGTTCTAGAGCCTGTCAATGGTCAaaggccaacaggaagtcatGGTTTCAATAATGTATTAAGGACATACTTAACAATGGTGTTAttctatttcctttttttttaacatcagctatgtgaaaacacacaaaaaaactggtCTGTCAATGTATGGCACCCAATTTTTCAGCACTGTTTGGTCTTGACATGTATTACTGTGTATTTAACCAGCTAATTGATTTTGGTTGATAGATTGATACACAATTCATTCATGTAATTGAAATTTGCACCTCTTTATTTTCAGCAAAATATGAGAGGTCCTCCATCTCTAGATATTAATTCTAGACCTTAGGAAGTTAAAGCCTGGTTACAATACAAAGGCTTTTCTAAAATGTAAGAAACCAGTTCTATCACCAttaattttatctttaaaatagtcAAACCTAAAAAACAAGTTCCCTTAGAAAATGTAATTGAATTTTGCAGGTCTTAGCCATTAATTAGCTGGAAGAGCACATAGAGTTCATTGATTCTTTAGACTACACCAAAATGTAGTTATGATATTTTTATACATAACAGAAATAGCTTGTTACTAATACAGTAACATGCtccaaaaagttatttattaaCTTGTTGAGTTTATTAgcttgctgttttttttatattaaccaTTTGATTCATCATGTACTTGTGTAGGACAATCCAGAATCTTGGGGTGTTCAATGGAGCAATGTTGCTGGGAATGAAACGGGATGATATCAGAGCAATATGTCCTGAGGAAGGAGGTCGAGTCTTCTTCCAACTGCAGAGCGTCAGATCCACCATTGCGGTAAGTAATGCAGTGAGTAAACTCTCACATCTTGTACAAATTCAGATATTTACAGTATAAAGCGCTTTTCATTGTGGTGAAGTGATTCACAGTATTCagtgtttcaaatgtttttagtGCCTGAGGCAAAGCACACAAATGTCATCAGTGTCCATTTCCTTTGCAGCTTGCCAGTGAGGCTTAATACAGTCAGTATGGTGGCCGCTGATAATCTGAGGACATTGGTGCATTTTGATATCAAGAATCAATGTGTCTGGACCTGAATAAACAAGAACTATTCAGTAAAAACCTCAACATTTCCATTCATTAGACACAGATCATAGTTATATTACCTTTCACAGATGCAAATGATGTATACGTTTAAAgccttcattttatttatttgatacagaTTGTTCCATTAAATTGATTTCCACTGATGTCACTGGGGTGGTGGGCACTTTTTAAATTGTATGTTATTTAGCTGTTACATGTGCTGAATGAAAATGAATCATGTCAGTAACACTTTCCTAATTGTGCATTGTACATTAAAAAATGGTCAATAACCAACCCATTTTGGTTGACTTATTGTCTTTTTTTGCCTAAATGAACAGTTTATTAGtcttaaaataaacttttgattttggggttaaatatatattttattacatttaagttACAGTTTAAGTTCAACAATCTATTTATGCGTTTGTGTTTAACCTCACAGCAGTAATAAAGTTAATTAAATCTGGATGCGTTTGTTTATTAGGATAAAATCTGATCAATaaggcctttaaaaaaaaactgaacacaacAGTGCTCTACTTTATTGAGTAAAAATAAGGTCACCAATACATTTCTCCAATCCTTTGTATATTGGGAAAGGTTAAAATAGTAGTACCAAAAAAACATAACACAGACACTCTTGTCATTGTCACTGCTTCTTATTTCCCCATTTGGCCATCTTGTTGTTCACGGGTGTTTTCATGAACTTGTTTGACTTCATGTATTCTGCAATCTTCTCAAGACTCTGACAAGGGAACACAATTAATTTCAGAGTCAAAATTTTAACATTACAATTTATGtgagaatattaaataatattctgTTTGACAAAAACTGTATCCAAACCTCGAAGTGATCCAGGAAACATCTAAGGTTTCTGTAGTCATCCAGGCACTCCGGGTCAAACATACGATGCTGATCCAACAACTCATACATGATGAAGTCCACAAATGTGATCTACAGGACGAGACAGTGGGATGATTGTCAAACTATTAATTTTATTAGACATACTGTTATATATACTGCCAAACATTGTGCCTATTTACCTTGTCCCCAGCAAACCACTTCCTGTCACCAAGGAAGTCAGAGAACTGCTTTAGAGTTCCTGGCAGTTTCTCAGCGTAGCAAGATTTGTTTTTGtcctttaatcaaataaaaatggatTACAAATCATTCATGTTATAAATGAACAAGTAAATGATTATTGTTAGTTGCAGATCTCTTCAATGttgttatacatatttatatataatcaatCACTCACAAAGTCTCCATAGCAGAGCTGGACAAAACCATTGCGGAAATCCATTGCCTGGTTTTCCAGGATGTCAACTCTCATCTGCGCTTCTTCAGTTTCCCCACCTAGAAACGCATTAGAAAGAGAAGTCTAACACTACTTGGATGACTATTTGATGCttgagaaataaagaaataatgcttttttatttcacaaagaaataaatgaatcaagTACTGACAGAGGTTGTTTTTGCGGGCGATGTATCTCATTATGGCATTGCTTTGGACTACTTTTGTGTCTCCATCCTCTAAGTAAGGCAACTGGTGAAGGGTAATGGTGGTTAGTTATTGCATGTTAGATTGAACAATACTATCAGGGTAACTTACATTAGGAAATTCCATCCCAAGTTTGTCTTTCTCATTAAACCAACAGCTTTTGTCATAGTTGGGAGCTGCAAGTCAAGAATATAAAATCAGCTCAATGTGTTTTATATGGCTATATCTGAATATGTCTGCTACTGTATTGCATAACAATCATCACTTACCCTCACCACAAGAATAAAACTTCTCCTCATACTTCGTACCAGTGTACTCCAACAGCAGACGGATTGGTTGAGCAAGCTGTAATCAGATGAAAATCATGAAATATAGCTTCAGCTATGCATTTTTCTCACTCTTGAAATAATAAACAGTGTCAAGATATCACACTGTATATAATTAATATCCTCATTCACATATTTAAGAGATGGGCAACACTAAAAAGCTATAAtatcaaaagagaaaaaaaatacaggcAAGGCTTGATTTTTACACATCTTTTCATCATCTCTAGCTTGCAGCAGACTGACAGTTGGAGGATGGttaagaatattcatttttgtgaattaAGTGCATGGAAAAGACATTATAATAAACTGCAATATTCTATGAAAACcaaaaatgttcaattaaagATTTGATGGTGTCTTTATATCTTCAGAAACAGTAAATAAAGGGCACTTCAAAATCCCAGATGATGAGCTTATTTAATACCCCCCACCCACTTTCATGTCACAGCTCACTGCCTACTTGTTCTATCATGTTGTATTCAGAATGTTGGCTTTTTCATTAATATAATGTTGATTCTGGGTAAATTCTTTATCCATAAATTTGTGTCATTAATATAATGGTATTGAATATGATGTAGGCTAAAGtgtataaaaacaaaatcatatttCTCTATATTAAAAATTGACTTTTTTGTAGCTTTTTCCTATCATTAAAATGTATGAAGCGAAACCTTTTGCCAAGGGCTTTAAAAACGcgtaaaggaaaaaaagaaaagaaaaaagccctTGTTAAAAGAATGCCTCAGGCGTTTAGTCTTAATTTGCAGTTGCATGTTGGGGTGTAACAACACTCGAGGCAGCTTCCAGGTAAACCTATCAGTGGGCATGGCGAAACAAGACAAAGTCTGTTAAATTTGATCCACAACTCCTGTAAAAACCACTGACAAGCTCTGAACCATATGTTTAAAGTACAAAGGCATCATTATTTGATCGGTACACCGAACTACTCTCAGAAGAGCGAAGGTTGCCATCCTTATCACCCTGGGAGCGTTTAAAAAACGCAGATA encodes:
- the LOC132115185 gene encoding ATP synthase F(0) complex subunit B1, mitochondrial-like; its protein translation is MLSRLVLVSGHTLKNSGSFGACLVQASRSFHQSSQSLAPVPPLPEKGGKVRHGIFPEELFTLLYPKTGVTGPYMLGTGLLLYMLSKEIYVINHETFAAASIGAVVIYGVKKFGPSVATFADKINEDKVAKAQEVKDQAMASLAQGIEDEKKEQWRVEGRHMLFDAKRNNVAMLLETNYRERLHMVTNEVKKRLDYQVELQNLHRRMEQEHMVNWVEQSVIKSITPQQEKESIAKCIADLKVLAKNTQARASV
- the LOC132114564 gene encoding glutathione S-transferase Mu 3-like encodes the protein MAVKLAYWDIRGLAQPIRLLLEYTGTKYEEKFYSCGEAPNYDKSCWFNEKDKLGMEFPNLPYLEDGDTKVVQSNAIMRYIARKNNLCGETEEAQMRVDILENQAMDFRNGFVQLCYGDFDKNKSCYAEKLPGTLKQFSDFLGDRKWFAGDKITFVDFIMYELLDQHRMFDPECLDDYRNLRCFLDHFESLEKIAEYMKSNKFMKTPVNNKMAKWGNKKQ